In Candidatus Sulfurimonas marisnigri, a single genomic region encodes these proteins:
- a CDS encoding MBL fold metallo-hydrolase RNA specificity domain-containing protein encodes MVTVTSYGAAKTVTGSCHLLKIGSIKILIDCGMFQGDGGSERNYEPFGFEPEKIHYLILTHAHLDHVGRVAKLVKDGFNGEIISTKATRDISKIMLLDSASILLEEYKTIRRKARRHGDEESVKEPLYTKDDVKQVYTKQWRTLEYFEEHKLKQHVRVSFGNAGHIMGSAFVMIDYQEQNNHKRIVFSGDIGSPERLVIDNHDKLDEADTLFIESTYGDRTHKLLDDSVEEFKKAVVSTLKNNGNVLIPSFALERTQEILWLLHEMHDNGELPKCRVFLDSPLAIKATKLYNQYTTHLSDEIQYRPGSGKDPFSFAWLEPITSRDQSIAINKVNKKAIIIAGSGMCNGGRIMHHLKHRLWNPKNSLIFVGYQVEGTLGRSIVDGADSVNIYGEDIVTKAKVYTINGFSAHADQRELIDWMRPVKNMKKLCLIHGEVEKMEIFANVIKNELGHEAHIMEFGVPLNI; translated from the coding sequence ATGGTAACTGTCACTTCATATGGAGCTGCAAAAACTGTAACTGGTTCTTGTCATCTTCTCAAAATCGGCTCAATAAAAATTTTAATTGATTGTGGTATGTTTCAAGGTGATGGCGGAAGTGAAAGAAATTATGAGCCATTTGGGTTTGAGCCTGAAAAAATACACTATCTTATTTTGACTCATGCTCATCTTGACCATGTTGGGAGAGTAGCAAAGCTAGTTAAAGATGGATTTAATGGAGAGATTATATCTACAAAAGCTACTCGTGATATTTCTAAAATTATGCTTCTTGATAGTGCTAGTATATTGCTAGAAGAGTATAAAACTATAAGAAGAAAAGCTCGTAGACATGGTGATGAAGAGAGTGTTAAAGAACCATTGTATACTAAGGATGATGTCAAGCAAGTTTATACTAAACAATGGCGCACGCTGGAATATTTTGAAGAACATAAACTAAAGCAACATGTAAGAGTTTCATTCGGTAATGCTGGTCATATTATGGGAAGTGCTTTTGTTATGATTGATTATCAGGAGCAAAACAATCATAAGCGTATAGTTTTTTCAGGTGATATTGGCTCTCCAGAGAGATTGGTCATTGATAACCATGACAAGCTAGATGAAGCAGATACACTATTTATAGAATCAACTTATGGTGATCGTACACATAAACTGCTAGATGATAGTGTAGAAGAGTTTAAAAAAGCGGTTGTATCAACTCTGAAAAATAATGGTAATGTACTTATTCCATCTTTTGCGCTGGAGAGAACTCAAGAGATACTTTGGTTACTCCATGAGATGCATGACAATGGAGAGTTGCCAAAATGTAGGGTATTCCTTGATAGTCCACTGGCTATTAAAGCAACAAAGCTTTATAATCAATATACAACTCATTTAAGTGATGAGATTCAATACAGACCAGGAAGCGGGAAGGACCCTTTTTCATTTGCATGGCTTGAGCCAATCACTTCAAGGGACCAGTCTATTGCTATCAACAAAGTTAATAAAAAAGCTATTATTATTGCAGGTAGTGGCATGTGTAATGGTGGTCGTATTATGCATCATTTAAAACATAGACTTTGGAATCCTAAAAATTCTCTTATTTTTGTTGGTTATCAAGTTGAAGGAACGTTGGGACGCAGTATAGTTGATGGTGCAGATTCAGTTAATATCTACGGAGAAGATATTGTCACAAAAGCGAAGGTTTATACGATTAATGGTTTTTCTGCTCATGCAGACCAACGTGAATTAATAGACTGGATGCGTCCAGTTAAAAATATGAAAAAACTCTGTTTAATCCATGGGGAAGTTGAGAAGATGGAGATATTTGCAAATGTAATAAAAAATGAGTTAGGGCATGAGGCACACATAATGGAATTTGGTGTGCCTTTGAATATATAA